GCCTACGATATTTGCGTTTGAGTTTTAAAAATTTTATAAAATTACATCTTGGGCAGGTTCTTTTACCGCAGCAAACTTTGAGAAGAACATAATTGAGACATTTTAGGCAGAAAATATGATAGAATTTTGGCTTACAGGAGCGTTCTAATGCTTTTCCCATGAAAATACTAAGGTATTTATCCACTCAAAATAATTCCTTTTGCGAACTTGATTAATAGGATATAAATGAGATTATTTCTAAGTTTAGTATATGGAGAGCCTAAAAGGGAGACACCCCCATCGTTGTTATAGCTCCTACAGTTTACTAATTCGTTATTAGATGATCCTGAAAGAGAGATGCCCCATCCCGGGTTGTTATAACTTGTACAATTTAGGATTTGATTGTTATTTGAGTTAGTAAAAAGCATTACTCCCTCCTTGTTATTGTGGCTTGTACAGTTTGTTATTTGGTTATTGGATGATATATAAAGATAGATGCCGTATGAATTGCTGTATGCAGTGGTGTTTTGGATTTTTCCATTGGCTACCCAAGAGAAGCGGATCCCATAATGACCGTTGCTTTTCCCATCGTGAATTACGCAGTTCCTTATAATGAAATATTTTGTGGTATCTCTTATCTCTATGCCGTTTGCTGTGCTCGCATCTATATCCCAGTTTTCAATAATGTACGGATCACTCTCCGTTCCCGCCGCACTAGGATTGCTCACGCCGTTTTCAGCCGTAAAATTTTCGTTGCCATCAATCAAAATCGGCTCATGCTCCGTAAGCCCCTTCTCAACGCCCACAGATTTTACCTCTTTAGCACCAACTTCCTCATTTCCCACAACCCCAACAATCGCGCTCAAAACCAAAACTCCAGCTAAGCTAAAAAGCAAAAGCGCCACTAATCTCATTTTTCTTATAAAAAGGAATGAATTCTTAGATTAACTAAGTTTTTGCTGGGGCTCACTTGTGTTAACTTATAACAATAACAACTTTTACACCTCCAACTCAAACTACCATTTATTTTTGATAAGTAACATAAATAGTGTTACCTAAAAGAAAAAAATGGTAATAGGAAGGTGTACTAAACCCCGCAACCCAGTTTTCAACGTAAATTCTTGTCAAGAATGATTTCGGTTGCGGAGTTTACAAATCCCAACGAGGCAATACAAAAGATTAATACCCACATTAATGCAAAAATATTTCATTCCCTAAATAAATTATGTTTTTATAATGGAGCAAGTTGGAGTAATTTACGGCAGTGCTAGCACAACCACATTTGAGTTTGCTGCTACTACCCAAATCAAAAGGAATAGCTACGTTGAAGTAGAGCATGAACATATCCCTGTGCTGTTTACGGTTAGCGATGTGAGAAGGATTTCAGATATAACTTTTGAAGATGCGCGTAGAATTTCTAAGGGCGAAAGAATAAAAAGTATTGATAAGCTATCTGCAACAGCTCATGTAGTAGGCTACCGTGATGAAAAGGCTGTGTTGCAAGTACCGAGAACTCCTTTGCAGACAGGAATACCGGTCTGGAATGCTAGCGACGCACTCATCAGAAATACTTTAGGGCTGAGCGAGAGAGGCATTTATCTAGGACTGCTTAGATGGCATGATATCCAAGTGCGCTTAGATGCAGAGCTCCTTACTAAAAAGCATGTGAGTATTTTAGCGAAGACAGGGAGCGGTAAATCATATCTTACAGGCGTTGTTGTAGAAGAGCTATTAAAGCACAAAATGCCGTGCATTATAATCGATCCTCATAACGAATATTACTCTTTGATACATCCAAACCTTAACGAGCAAGAGCTTAAAGAAATGGAAAGATTCAAAATAAAGCCGAGAAGCTATGCAGAAAATATTGTGGTTTATTCGCCTGATATTAAAATTAATCGCAACGCATTGCCTCTTAGATTTAGCGGCACTAACTTAGACGCAAGAGAGATTATTGAGTACACTTCTATAAAGAGCTCTACTCATATAGGACTGCTCAGAAAAGCGCTGTTGAATTTAAGAGCAGAAAAAGCTAGATATAGTATTGAAGATATAAAGAAAGAGCTTGAGAGCGAAGCTAACCCTGCAAAATGGAGTTTAATTACAAGACTAGAGCTTTTAGAGGCAACTGACCTTTTCAAAGAGCCTGCAACGAGCATTAGAGACCTTATAAAAGAGGGTCAGGCGACAATAATTAATTTAAGAGGTATTACACCTGAAATCCAGGAAATTGTGGTTTCTATTCTAGCTAAAGAGCTTTTTGAGCTTAGAAAACTCAATCAAATACCTCCAGCAGTTATTATTTTAGAGGAGGCTCATAACTTCTGCCCGCAGAATGCACAGGCTATTTCTACGAGTATTCTAAGAACTATTGCATCGGAAGGCAGAAAATTCGGATTAGGGCTTTGTGTTGTATCGCAAAGACCTGCAATTGTAGATAAAAACATACTCAGTCAATGCGGAATACAGATAATTCTGAAAGTAACGAATCCAAACGATTTGAAAACCATAGTTGCAAGTTTTGAAGGTCTCACTACAAGCGCTTTTGAAGATATTCAAAGATTACCGATTGGCGTAGCCATGATTGTAGGGGGCAATATTCCACTGCCTATCCTCTTAGATATTAGAGTAAGGGAAACGAAGCACGGCATACCTGAAGAAGAGCTTGTAACTAAAAAGATAGAACCGCATGGTGAAGTTTATGGGGAGGAAGCGCAAGTAGGAGCTGGGTTAGGAGAGGAGGAAACACTTGTAAAGAAGGGTAAAAGAAAGAAGGGCTTTTTAGCGAAAATATTGGGTGAAGAAGAGCCATGAGAATAAAAACGTACGTTGAAGGCTTTGATGAGCTACTCAGTGGAGGAATACCGCACGGAAGCGTTGTACTGATCTCAGGTACTACTGGTACAATGAAGTCTTCCTTTGCTTATTCTATACTCTACAACAACGCGCGCTACGGTACTAAGGCTCTGTATCTAGCCTTGCAGCAATCTGAAAAAAATTTACTGGCTCAGATGGAAAATTTTGGTATGACTTACGAAAATGTTGCAGGCTCGCTATACATACTTGATAGATATAAAATAAGGGAAGGTATAGAGAAACACTTTAAAAAGACCTTCTTCGACACCCTTTTAGAGCATTTACTACTCCTAAAGCAAGATTTTAATTACCAACTTATTGCTGTAGACTGCCTTTCAGCGCTAGAAACTATCTCAGAGCTTGAGCGCCCTAGAGCAGAGATATTCAAATTCTTCGAGTGGCTCAGAAAGCTAGATGCTACCTCTTTCCTCATTACAGAAATGTCTCCAGACTCAAAATCTTACGGAGGATATGATGAGGGTTTTCTTGCAGATGGTATTATTCATTTGAAAATGGAAGAGATTTCTGAAATAAAAGTTCAAAGAAGAGTTAAATGCGTTAAGTTAAGAACTTCTTTACATTCCACAGATTGGTACGCACTTTTCTTTAGCAACGGTAAATTCAGAGTAGCAGAAGTTATTAGTGAGGTAAGGGAATAGATAAAATTTTGGGAAAAGAATTAAATACAAGTACTAACATAATTTAAGAACGGGGCGGGTAGCAAGTAAGTCCAGTACTTTAGGCACTGGGAAGTGACCGAATAGACTTTGAATGACTGGCTTTGCGTCAGGATCTTACAATGATGCCTGCCTGCCCCTCTTGTAAAGATTATTGGCAGAAATATGAGTGGATATCACTCTGAGCCTAGCTATCAAGCAGCACGGATAAAAAAGAATTTTAGTCTGTTTAGTAGGCATTGGCTTCGACAATTTCAAACTAACAAACGGGAAGGGCTGTTTAGTATATGTTAGCACGACAGTAACATGGCTGAATGAATAAATGGCTATGTTTTATCGTATAACTTTCAGAACTTACTGCTATGCAACAGAGGCGCTAGAAAAAGTGGAGAAGGCATTGCAATTTGTGACTCGTTCCAATAATATAACAAAAACCAAGCTCTCAGGCTATTACGGAAATCCTGTTATAGTATTAGAGACAGAGCTTAATACCGCGAACGACTGCAATAACTTTTTCAGCGCTCTTGAAAAGTCCGTGGTTAAGAAACTAATTACAGAGTTAGAGGCAAGAACAGACGAGGATTGCAATTTTTACATTAGATTTGACAAGCAGAAAGCTTTTGAACAAGAATATCAGCTGACTGAGGGAGGAGATACTATTGCAACAAGATGCAAATTGAAGGTGTTTCCTCCTAAAAAGGAAATTGCAATATTAAAGTTAAAAGAGTTTTTAGAAAATTTATACCATTAGCCACCCCTATCTTTATAATACCCAAAAATTATTATTATTTGATTGAGATGGCGAGAAAAATAGATAAAATATATTCTGGCGGAAAACTAGTAAAGATAGTAATTTCTGGAGAAGAAGTCGTTGAGAAACCTGCAGAAACGGCGAAAGTCGAAGTCGGTGTCGAGGCAGGGCTGGAAAAAGAAAAAGTAATAGAAATATTCATAAAAATTCCTACAATAACAAAGAAGAAAGCTCTTGCGCTATATGATGCTGGAATAAAATCTTTGCGCGAGCTTGCTTTAGCTCCTACTGAGAAACTGCTGGCTATTAAAGAAATTACTATTGAAGACATTAAAGCTATCAAAAGTGGGCTAAAGGGGATTTACGAAGAACCGGCTCCCAGCCTAGGATTGAAAATAGCCGGTAAAAAGATATTAACTGGGGCTAAAGCAGTAGGCGGAAAAATAGTATCTGTAAGTAAAAAAGGATTGAGCTACGCAAAAAAAGGCGCTGCAGCTACAAAAGCTAAACTCAAAAGCGCTTATAAAAAACTAACGGCTCCTGAAGAAGAGGTCAAAGCTGTAAAAGTTAGGAAGAAAAGGAGAAAAGGAAAAGCTAAGCTGCATAGAAGAAGAACACGAACAAAATAAATAATATGGTAAGAGGTATTGATATTATAGGCAGTAACAAAAGCTTGCAAAGTCATTGGATTAGAAGATTTGTAGCTGCAATAATAGATGGTGTTATTGTAGCAATAGTATTCTTAATACTTTGCGTGCTACTGCTATTCAGATTCTTGTACGGCTGGGTCTTTTGGGTGTTAGGAGCAGGGCTTATATTCGGGGTGCTGTGGCTACTATATTTTGCAGTTCTTGAAGGTCTATACGGCGCAACAGTCGGCAAAAAGCTGCTCAAATTAAAAGTACTTTCCGCTTCGCAACAGATTGGTATCTCAAAAGGCTTCGTCAGGAATATTTCGAAAATTCACTGGCTCTTCTTGCTAATCGATATTATTTTAGGACTTGCTACTGATGGCGACCCAAGGCAACGATATCTTGATAGAGTTGCAAATACTCTCGTTGCAAGGGCTGACATTGCTGAGGAACTGCCACGTATAGAAGTCTCGCTGTCCAAAGAAGAAATTATCAGCGCGTTTATGAAAATACCAGAAATAACTGAAAAGAAGGCAATCTCATTGTACAATGCCGGGTTTAGATCTTTTACTGACTTAGCCGGCGCTTCACCCGAGATTATTTTAGCATTGCCTGAGCTTACTTTAAAAGATTTGAAAAATATTAAAGAGGCTGTAAAATTATAGTTTGTTTGTGCGGGGGTAGCCAAGCTTGGACAAAGAAGCCCTTTTCTTTTTCTAAAGAAAAAGAAAAGCCCTTCAGGGGAAATTTTCTCTTTCTTTCCCTGAAGGATTTCTTTCTCTTTCTTAAAGAGAAAGAAAGGCTTCGGACAACGGCGCAGGACTTAAGAGAAGCCCTTTTCTTTTTGGAAAAAAGAAAAAACAGAAGGGAAGAGGGTAGAGGGAGAAACCATAAGGTGTCTCCTCTTAGAGATTCTGTCGCGTAGGCGTGCATGGGTTCAAAGAAGCCTTTTTGGGCTGGCAAAAAGCCTTCAGGGGAAAAAAACCAGCCTAATGCTCTGAAAATCCCATCCCCCGCATAAATTTACTTAGTAAGATTTTATACTGGCTAATCTATTACATTTTGGTGAAATTATGGGAAAAGGCATGCCTGATCACAGCCGGTATTTGTATGTATATCTGCCTTCAAACGACTACAGGCAGCGCTGGAACGAGGCTGCAAAAAAGAAGAACCTGGCCCTTTCTAAATTTGTAATAGATTGTGTTGAGAAGGCAATTGGTAAAGGTTTTACTCACAAGTCTAGAGAAGATATTAGAAAAGCGAGGGAGCTGGCTGAAGAAAACGCGCATCTGCAGGAAGATAATAAAATGCTGAGAATGCTTATTGAGAAACTGGAAACGGAGC
This genomic interval from Candidatus Thermoplasmatota archaeon contains the following:
- a CDS encoding ATPase domain-containing protein, with translation MRIKTYVEGFDELLSGGIPHGSVVLISGTTGTMKSSFAYSILYNNARYGTKALYLALQQSEKNLLAQMENFGMTYENVAGSLYILDRYKIREGIEKHFKKTFFDTLLEHLLLLKQDFNYQLIAVDCLSALETISELERPRAEIFKFFEWLRKLDATSFLITEMSPDSKSYGGYDEGFLADGIIHLKMEEISEIKVQRRVKCVKLRTSLHSTDWYALFFSNGKFRVAEVISEVRE
- a CDS encoding right-handed parallel beta-helix repeat-containing protein, yielding MSAIVGVVGNEEVGAKEVKSVGVEKGLTEHEPILIDGNENFTAENGVSNPSAAGTESDPYIIENWDIDASTANGIEIRDTTKYFIIRNCVIHDGKSNGHYGIRFSWVANGKIQNTTAYSNSYGIYLYISSNNQITNCTSHNNKEGVMLFTNSNNNQILNCTSYNNPGWGISLSGSSNNELVNCRSYNNDGGVSLLGSPYTKLRNNLIYILLIKFAKGIILSG
- a CDS encoding RDD family protein, which codes for MVRGIDIIGSNKSLQSHWIRRFVAAIIDGVIVAIVFLILCVLLLFRFLYGWVFWVLGAGLIFGVLWLLYFAVLEGLYGATVGKKLLKLKVLSASQQIGISKGFVRNISKIHWLFLLIDIILGLATDGDPRQRYLDRVANTLVARADIAEELPRIEVSLSKEEIISAFMKIPEITEKKAISLYNAGFRSFTDLAGASPEIILALPELTLKDLKNIKEAVKL
- a CDS encoding ATP-binding protein, whose protein sequence is MEQVGVIYGSASTTTFEFAATTQIKRNSYVEVEHEHIPVLFTVSDVRRISDITFEDARRISKGERIKSIDKLSATAHVVGYRDEKAVLQVPRTPLQTGIPVWNASDALIRNTLGLSERGIYLGLLRWHDIQVRLDAELLTKKHVSILAKTGSGKSYLTGVVVEELLKHKMPCIIIDPHNEYYSLIHPNLNEQELKEMERFKIKPRSYAENIVVYSPDIKINRNALPLRFSGTNLDAREIIEYTSIKSSTHIGLLRKALLNLRAEKARYSIEDIKKELESEANPAKWSLITRLELLEATDLFKEPATSIRDLIKEGQATIINLRGITPEIQEIVVSILAKELFELRKLNQIPPAVIILEEAHNFCPQNAQAISTSILRTIASEGRKFGLGLCVVSQRPAIVDKNILSQCGIQIILKVTNPNDLKTIVASFEGLTTSAFEDIQRLPIGVAMIVGGNIPLPILLDIRVRETKHGIPEEELVTKKIEPHGEVYGEEAQVGAGLGEEETLVKKGKRKKGFLAKILGEEEP
- a CDS encoding RNA-binding domain-containing protein; the encoded protein is MFYRITFRTYCYATEALEKVEKALQFVTRSNNITKTKLSGYYGNPVIVLETELNTANDCNNFFSALEKSVVKKLITELEARTDEDCNFYIRFDKQKAFEQEYQLTEGGDTIATRCKLKVFPPKKEIAILKLKEFLENLYH
- a CDS encoding helix-hairpin-helix domain-containing protein, translated to MARKIDKIYSGGKLVKIVISGEEVVEKPAETAKVEVGVEAGLEKEKVIEIFIKIPTITKKKALALYDAGIKSLRELALAPTEKLLAIKEITIEDIKAIKSGLKGIYEEPAPSLGLKIAGKKILTGAKAVGGKIVSVSKKGLSYAKKGAAATKAKLKSAYKKLTAPEEEVKAVKVRKKRRKGKAKLHRRRTRTK